The Lysobacter capsici genome has a segment encoding these proteins:
- a CDS encoding response regulator transcription factor: protein MNASIFARPVLGGATASGLIVDDDAAYAATLQRSLARRGIEARTAADVRQALDLALAQPPGFALIDLKLGAESGLQLIRPLRELRADMRIVLVTGYASVATAVDAIKRGADDYLPKPASVAAILAALGLEPHDGSALPIAPDTMTPLRRLEWEHIQQALNDTGGNISATARLLGMHRRSLQRKLGKRPGPERSSIGL, encoded by the coding sequence ATGAACGCATCGATCTTTGCCCGACCCGTTCTCGGCGGCGCGACCGCCAGCGGTTTGATCGTCGACGACGACGCGGCCTACGCCGCGACCTTGCAGCGCAGCCTGGCGCGGCGCGGGATCGAGGCCCGCACCGCCGCCGACGTGCGCCAGGCCCTGGACCTCGCCCTCGCGCAGCCGCCGGGGTTCGCCCTGATCGACCTCAAGCTCGGCGCGGAATCGGGCCTGCAACTGATCCGTCCATTGCGCGAGTTGCGCGCCGACATGCGCATCGTGCTGGTCACCGGCTACGCCAGCGTCGCCACCGCGGTCGACGCGATCAAGCGCGGCGCCGACGACTACCTGCCCAAGCCGGCCAGCGTCGCCGCCATCCTCGCCGCGCTGGGCCTGGAGCCGCACGACGGATCGGCCCTGCCGATCGCGCCCGACACGATGACGCCGCTGCGGCGGCTGGAGTGGGAGCACATCCAGCAGGCGCTCAACGACACCGGCGGCAACATCTCGGCGACCGCGCGATTGCTCGGCATGCATCGGCGTTCGCTGCAGCGCAAGCTCGGCAAGCGGCCGGGGCCGGAGCGCAGTTCGATCGGTCTGTAA
- the sctS gene encoding type III secretion system export apparatus subunit SctS, protein MLEMTKQALWLTLLLSGPPVVAAAVVGLVVAFIQAATQLQEQTFAYAIKFTVIVVTLFVTASMIGGTLYTFADRIFLDFPGMVRH, encoded by the coding sequence ATGCTCGAAATGACCAAACAGGCGCTGTGGCTGACGCTGCTGCTGTCGGGCCCGCCGGTGGTCGCCGCCGCCGTGGTCGGCCTGGTCGTGGCCTTCATCCAGGCCGCGACCCAGTTGCAGGAACAGACCTTCGCCTACGCGATAAAATTCACCGTGATCGTGGTGACGCTGTTCGTGACCGCCTCGATGATCGGCGGCACCCTGTACACCTTCGCCGACCGCATCTTCCTCGATTTCCCGGGCATGGTCCGGCACTGA
- a CDS encoding sensor histidine kinase produces the protein MGNVKTSRAGKRAAQAPAAIDPSAGLLGAVPFACAMFDAGGVLIAGNARYREEFGALPEHASRDALLALLQGDSGDSEGPREVLAPHSGRWYALHWGRAEHAAAPVEVLTAIDISERIETLDSHKNRQEKLLFTSRLMSVGEMAATLAHELNQPLAAIMNYLNGSLRLVEQAGGPVQVERALQAARTQAEHAAAVISRVREFVRAREPRRDAHELSRIADTVLELLRLEAERLQLRIDLGLPTNLAPVFADRVMIEQVLLNLVKNAIEAMREIPAARRELRIDARMNLDDQVEVRVSDRGAGLSPAEQDQLFSPFFTTKTDGLGIGLAICRSIIEYHEGRLFFEPREGGGSVFGFTLPRYEART, from the coding sequence ATGGGCAACGTCAAGACGAGCCGCGCCGGCAAGCGTGCCGCGCAGGCTCCGGCCGCCATCGACCCGTCCGCCGGCCTGCTCGGCGCGGTGCCGTTCGCCTGCGCGATGTTCGACGCGGGCGGCGTCCTGATCGCCGGCAACGCGCGTTATCGCGAGGAATTCGGCGCGCTGCCCGAGCACGCCAGCCGCGATGCGCTGCTGGCGCTGCTGCAGGGCGACAGCGGCGACAGCGAGGGCCCGCGCGAGGTGCTGGCGCCGCACAGCGGCCGTTGGTACGCGCTGCACTGGGGCCGCGCCGAACACGCCGCCGCGCCGGTCGAGGTGCTGACCGCGATCGACATCAGCGAACGCATCGAGACCCTGGACTCGCACAAGAACCGCCAGGAAAAACTGCTGTTCACCTCGCGCCTGATGTCGGTCGGCGAGATGGCCGCGACGCTCGCGCACGAGTTGAATCAACCGCTCGCGGCGATCATGAATTATCTGAACGGAAGTCTGCGCCTGGTCGAACAGGCCGGCGGCCCAGTCCAGGTCGAACGCGCGCTTCAAGCGGCGCGGACCCAGGCCGAACACGCCGCGGCGGTGATTTCGCGAGTGCGCGAGTTCGTGCGCGCGCGCGAACCGCGACGCGACGCGCACGAGCTGAGCCGGATCGCCGACACCGTGCTGGAACTGCTGCGGCTGGAGGCCGAACGCCTGCAGCTGCGCATCGATCTGGGCCTGCCGACCAACCTCGCGCCGGTGTTCGCCGACCGGGTGATGATCGAGCAGGTGCTGCTGAACCTGGTCAAGAACGCGATCGAGGCGATGCGCGAAATCCCCGCGGCGCGGCGCGAATTACGCATCGACGCGCGGATGAACCTCGACGATCAGGTCGAGGTGCGCGTGTCCGACCGCGGCGCCGGCCTGAGCCCGGCCGAGCAGGACCAGTTGTTCTCGCCGTTCTTCACCACCAAGACCGATGGCTTGGGCATCGGCCTGGCGATCTGCCGCTCGATCATCGAATACCACGAGGGCCGGCTGTTCTTCGAGCCGCGTGAAGGCGGCGGCAGCGTGTTCGGGTTTACCTTGCCCCGCTATGAGGCCCGTACTTGA
- a CDS encoding glycoside hydrolase family 3 protein, giving the protein MKASTRGHASAVVPSIQSRWPARRRLSGCLALALLCGPVAAADGVKADAATIDPAHWPALKAPIPRDARLEARIAALLAKMSVEEKVGQIVQADINSATPEDVRKYHIGSVLAGGNSEPGGISEPGGNYAAAPQEWLDIADKFYNASMDDSDGKVAIPIIFGIDAVHGHNNLIGATLFPHNVGLGATRNPELIRRIGAATAAEVRSTGMEWTFAPTLTVPRDDRWGRTYEGYSEDPRVVASYAAAAIEGLQGKVGTKQFLDGSHVIASAKHFLADGGTFEGRDQGDAKIGENELRDVHGAGYPPALKAGAQTVMASFSSWQGRKMHGNADLLTGVLKQRMGFDGFVIGDWNAHGQLDGCSNENCAAAFNAGVDMLMAPDSWRGYYDNALKQVKSGEISMARLDDAVTRILRVKLRLGLFEAGAPSKRPLGGKFELLGSPEHRAIARQAVRESLVLLKNDNRVLPISPKERVLVLGDGADNIAKQSGGWTLNWQGTGLKPSDFPNAQSIWTGLREQIEAAGGHAELAVDGKYKDRPDVAIYVYGEDPYAEFQGDLRTLAFRPTRNPELETIKRLKADGIPVVSVLLSGRPLWVNREINASDAFVAAWLPGSEGAGIADVLLRNDRGGIAHDFKGKLSYSWPRTAVQVANVGDKDYSPQFAFGYGLTYAKDAKVGVLPEDPGTADIDQRAMQFLGRGALPRGWNLRVDSQGKPAQAIKPPLASADGAIAVSAVDYKAQEDAWRVDWKGDAKVEWVADAPLELIRETNGDVQLLITLKVDAVGAGDANLLAACGPKCEAKLPFGEILRGLPRGQWQRIGVPLKCVRAAGADMGKLIVPFGLQASKGTSITLHEVAYGTDAEQVVDCKRQ; this is encoded by the coding sequence ATGAAGGCATCCACCCGCGGCCACGCGTCCGCTGTCGTTCCATCGATCCAAAGCCGCTGGCCGGCGCGCCGGCGGCTGTCCGGATGCCTGGCCCTGGCCTTGCTGTGCGGGCCGGTGGCGGCCGCCGACGGGGTCAAGGCCGACGCGGCGACGATCGACCCGGCCCACTGGCCGGCGCTGAAGGCGCCGATTCCGCGCGACGCCCGGCTGGAAGCGCGGATCGCCGCGCTGCTGGCGAAGATGAGCGTGGAGGAGAAGGTCGGCCAGATCGTGCAGGCCGACATCAACAGCGCCACGCCCGAGGATGTGCGCAAGTACCACATCGGCTCGGTGCTGGCCGGCGGCAATTCCGAACCCGGCGGCATCTCCGAGCCGGGCGGCAACTACGCCGCCGCGCCGCAGGAATGGCTGGACATCGCCGACAAGTTCTACAACGCCTCGATGGACGACAGCGACGGCAAGGTCGCGATCCCGATCATCTTCGGCATCGACGCGGTGCATGGTCACAACAACCTGATCGGCGCGACCTTGTTCCCGCATAACGTCGGCCTGGGCGCGACCCGCAACCCCGAGTTGATCCGCCGCATCGGCGCGGCGACCGCGGCCGAGGTGCGCAGCACCGGCATGGAGTGGACCTTCGCGCCGACCCTGACCGTGCCGCGCGACGATCGCTGGGGCCGCACGTATGAAGGCTATTCGGAAGATCCGCGGGTGGTCGCCAGTTATGCGGCCGCCGCGATCGAGGGCCTGCAAGGCAAGGTCGGCACGAAGCAGTTCCTCGACGGCTCGCACGTGATCGCCTCGGCCAAGCACTTCCTCGCCGACGGCGGCACCTTCGAAGGCCGCGATCAGGGCGATGCGAAGATCGGCGAAAACGAGCTGCGCGACGTGCATGGCGCCGGTTATCCGCCGGCGTTGAAGGCCGGCGCGCAGACGGTGATGGCCTCGTTCTCGAGCTGGCAGGGCCGCAAGATGCACGGCAACGCCGATCTGCTGACCGGCGTGCTCAAACAGCGCATGGGCTTCGACGGCTTCGTGATCGGCGACTGGAACGCGCACGGCCAGCTCGACGGATGCAGCAACGAAAATTGCGCGGCCGCGTTCAATGCCGGCGTCGACATGCTGATGGCGCCCGACAGCTGGCGAGGCTATTACGACAACGCGCTCAAGCAGGTAAAGAGCGGCGAGATCAGCATGGCCCGGCTCGACGACGCGGTGACCCGGATCCTGCGGGTCAAGCTGCGGCTGGGCCTGTTCGAGGCGGGCGCGCCGTCCAAGCGCCCGCTCGGCGGCAAGTTCGAACTGCTCGGCAGTCCCGAGCATCGCGCGATCGCGCGTCAGGCGGTGCGCGAGTCGCTGGTGCTGCTCAAGAACGACAATCGCGTGCTGCCGATTTCGCCCAAAGAGCGCGTGCTGGTGCTCGGCGACGGCGCCGACAACATCGCCAAGCAATCGGGCGGCTGGACCTTGAACTGGCAGGGCACGGGGCTCAAGCCATCGGATTTCCCCAATGCGCAATCGATCTGGACCGGCCTGCGCGAACAGATCGAAGCCGCCGGCGGCCACGCCGAACTGGCGGTGGACGGCAAGTACAAGGACAGGCCCGACGTCGCGATCTATGTCTACGGCGAAGACCCGTACGCCGAATTCCAGGGCGATCTGCGCACGCTCGCGTTCCGTCCCACGCGCAATCCCGAGCTGGAGACGATCAAGCGGCTCAAGGCCGACGGCATTCCCGTGGTGAGCGTGTTGTTGTCGGGGCGGCCGTTGTGGGTCAATCGCGAGATCAACGCCTCCGATGCGTTCGTCGCCGCGTGGTTGCCCGGTTCGGAAGGCGCCGGCATCGCCGATGTGCTGCTGCGCAACGATCGCGGCGGTATCGCCCACGACTTCAAGGGCAAGCTGTCGTACTCGTGGCCGCGCACCGCGGTGCAGGTGGCGAACGTCGGCGACAAGGACTACTCGCCGCAGTTCGCGTTCGGCTATGGCCTGACCTACGCCAAGGACGCGAAGGTCGGCGTATTGCCGGAAGACCCGGGCACGGCCGATATCGACCAGCGCGCGATGCAGTTCCTCGGCCGTGGCGCGTTGCCGCGCGGCTGGAACCTGCGGGTGGATTCCCAAGGCAAGCCGGCGCAGGCGATCAAACCGCCGCTGGCGTCCGCGGACGGCGCGATCGCGGTGTCGGCGGTCGACTACAAGGCGCAGGAAGACGCGTGGCGGGTCGATTGGAAGGGCGACGCCAAGGTCGAATGGGTCGCCGATGCGCCGCTGGAACTGATACGCGAGACCAATGGCGATGTGCAGTTGTTGATCACCCTGAAGGTCGATGCGGTCGGCGCCGGCGACGCCAACCTGCTCGCCGCGTGCGGGCCCAAGTGCGAAGCCAAGCTGCCGTTCGGCGAGATCCTGCGCGGCTTGCCGCGTGGGCAATGGCAGCGCATCGGCGTGCCGCTCAAGTGCGTGCGCGCGGCCGGCGCGGACATGGGCAAGCTGATCGTGCCGTTCGGTCTGCAGGCGTCGAAGGGCACGTCGATCACCCTGCATGAGGTCGCGTACGGAACCGATGCGGAGCAGGTGGTGGACTGCAAACGGCAGTAA
- the sctQ gene encoding type III secretion system cytoplasmic ring protein SctQ has protein sequence MDESHGPMTGHEHYSQPAAQAQAGSIRGRVPSLPLWQAQALCGLFGAAQRWPVRDGGWLSFAQAGAIDGEVVTLEGDGARIKLQLDSGLAIDTDTGLHWSDYQGRSRVLAWSLAHESQLVRLSQALDIALIPVVDDGNTSLHDLQTHSAASLDGLWLAFTIADGGGQVRVRGHLRIPPGWVERLLFRAESFERSRDDDSGGYRDWTDLPVPIALRWLGPQLRRAQWRQLRPGDVLVIGNYQRPPPVQAQVPGYAWPLLPVADGWRIDGPPLTLSTHQETSAMSDTEAAPESAEPNAPEVPVRLEFDLGRLECRYEDLAGFQPGYVFALPSRLEGANVVIRANGRDAGRGEIVAVGDTLGVRLIAWS, from the coding sequence ATGGATGAATCGCACGGCCCGATGACGGGGCATGAACACTATTCGCAGCCCGCGGCGCAGGCGCAGGCCGGTTCGATCCGCGGCCGGGTGCCGTCGCTGCCGCTGTGGCAGGCGCAGGCGCTGTGCGGGCTGTTCGGCGCCGCGCAGCGCTGGCCGGTGCGCGACGGCGGCTGGCTGAGCTTCGCCCAGGCCGGCGCGATCGACGGCGAGGTGGTGACGCTCGAAGGCGACGGCGCGCGGATCAAGCTGCAGCTCGACAGCGGGCTGGCGATCGATACCGACACCGGCCTGCACTGGAGCGACTACCAGGGCCGCTCGCGCGTGCTGGCCTGGAGCCTGGCGCACGAATCGCAGCTGGTGCGGCTGAGCCAGGCGCTCGATATCGCCCTGATCCCGGTGGTCGACGACGGCAACACCTCGCTGCACGACCTGCAAACGCATAGCGCCGCCAGCCTCGACGGCCTGTGGCTGGCCTTCACCATCGCCGACGGCGGCGGCCAGGTGCGCGTGCGCGGGCATCTGCGCATCCCGCCGGGCTGGGTCGAACGGCTGTTGTTCCGCGCCGAGAGCTTCGAGCGTTCGCGCGACGACGACTCCGGCGGTTACCGCGACTGGACCGACCTGCCGGTGCCGATCGCGCTGCGCTGGCTAGGCCCGCAACTGCGCCGCGCGCAGTGGCGCCAGCTGCGTCCGGGCGACGTGCTGGTGATCGGCAATTACCAACGTCCGCCGCCGGTGCAGGCGCAGGTGCCGGGCTATGCCTGGCCGCTGCTGCCGGTCGCCGACGGCTGGCGCATCGACGGCCCGCCGTTGACCCTTTCCACGCATCAGGAGACTTCCGCGATGAGCGACACCGAAGCCGCGCCCGAATCGGCCGAACCCAACGCACCGGAGGTTCCGGTCCGCCTCGAATTCGACCTGGGCCGGCTCGAATGCCGCTACGAGGATCTGGCCGGCTTCCAGCCCGGTTACGTGTTCGCGCTGCCCTCGCGGCTGGAAGGCGCGAACGTGGTGATCCGCGCCAACGGCCGCGACGCCGGTCGCGGCGAAATCGTCGCGGTCGGCGACACCCTGGGTGTTCGTCTGATCGCCTGGAGCTGA
- the sctT gene encoding type III secretion system export apparatus subunit SctT has protein sequence MNFDSVGNIMLALGLVLPRVIGAFMMLPLITNENMPPLVRNSFMVSLAIIAIPVAMNGVPLNELGTFSWAPIILKELFIGVSIGFCYGMVFWAISAAGNVIDTQVGMTLAQVFDPIQGHQASLHGNFLSHFASWLFMASGAFLVFLDLLLSSYAMWPVNSFFPNLHQAGMELFVGQFSYLMTALLVLAAPVMVVLLLIDLSFGLVNRFAPQLNVFTITMPIKAWLATWIILLMLGVYVEIVLDRLAGNRGLLDALNRVFGG, from the coding sequence ATGAATTTCGATTCGGTCGGCAACATCATGCTGGCGCTGGGGCTGGTGCTGCCGCGGGTGATCGGCGCGTTCATGATGCTGCCGCTGATCACCAACGAAAACATGCCGCCGCTGGTGCGCAACAGTTTCATGGTCAGCCTGGCGATCATCGCGATCCCGGTGGCGATGAACGGCGTGCCGCTCAACGAGCTGGGCACGTTTTCGTGGGCGCCGATCATCCTCAAGGAATTGTTCATCGGCGTGTCGATCGGGTTTTGCTACGGCATGGTGTTCTGGGCGATCAGCGCCGCCGGCAACGTCATCGACACCCAGGTCGGCATGACCCTGGCGCAGGTGTTCGATCCGATCCAGGGCCATCAGGCCTCGCTGCACGGCAACTTCCTGTCGCACTTCGCCTCGTGGCTGTTCATGGCCAGCGGCGCGTTCCTGGTGTTCCTCGACCTGCTGCTGTCGAGCTATGCGATGTGGCCGGTGAACTCGTTCTTCCCGAACCTGCATCAAGCCGGCATGGAGTTGTTCGTCGGCCAGTTCAGTTACCTGATGACCGCGCTGCTGGTGCTGGCCGCGCCGGTGATGGTGGTGCTGCTTCTGATCGACCTGTCGTTCGGCCTGGTCAACCGCTTCGCGCCGCAGCTCAACGTGTTCACCATCACCATGCCGATCAAGGCGTGGCTGGCGACGTGGATCATTCTGTTGATGCTTGGGGTGTACGTGGAGATCGTGCTGGATCGCTTGGCCGGCAATCGCGGGCTGCTCGATGCCTTGAACCGGGTGTTCGGCGGCTGA
- the sctU gene encoding type III secretion system export apparatus subunit SctU — MAKDQGADKTEPPTQKKIRDARKEGNVAKSKELTSTVLMLGWVVCGWMMLDFMRAKMILLFDTSLKAINQPFGDALREVGGAAFDTLLWLSLPLLGMAVFLGVVIEFLQVGPVLSLGKVKPSMDKMNPAEGLKKMFSVDNLVELVKSVMKSSALIGIGVFVIYKMLAQLMMLPYAPAEAMGSGIWYGLVRIVIWTIFVFFFVSAIDVWYQKFSYTKQLRMSRRDIQQEVKESEGDPYVKSRRRQLHQEWSQQSMLNAVRQSNVVVTNPTHIAIALQYEHGTTDLPVVVAKGEGYLAEEIKRAATEAGVPILQNVQLARGLHEHVELDDYIGNEFFEAVAEVLHWAETVRRLRDGDTSAPELPPPLE; from the coding sequence ATGGCGAAGGACCAGGGCGCCGACAAGACCGAGCCGCCTACCCAGAAAAAGATCCGCGACGCGCGCAAGGAAGGCAACGTCGCCAAGAGCAAGGAGCTGACCAGCACCGTGCTGATGCTCGGCTGGGTGGTGTGCGGCTGGATGATGCTCGACTTCATGCGCGCCAAGATGATCCTGTTGTTCGACACCAGCCTCAAGGCGATCAACCAGCCCTTCGGCGACGCCCTGCGCGAGGTCGGCGGGGCCGCGTTCGACACGCTGCTGTGGCTGTCGTTGCCGCTGTTGGGGATGGCGGTGTTCCTGGGCGTGGTGATCGAGTTCCTGCAGGTCGGGCCGGTGCTGAGCCTGGGCAAGGTCAAGCCCAGCATGGACAAGATGAACCCCGCCGAGGGGCTCAAGAAGATGTTCTCGGTCGACAACCTGGTCGAGCTGGTCAAGTCGGTGATGAAAAGCTCGGCGCTGATCGGCATCGGCGTGTTCGTGATCTACAAGATGCTCGCCCAGCTGATGATGCTGCCGTACGCGCCGGCCGAGGCGATGGGCTCGGGCATCTGGTACGGGCTGGTGCGGATCGTGATCTGGACGATCTTCGTGTTCTTCTTCGTCTCGGCGATCGACGTGTGGTACCAGAAGTTCTCCTACACCAAGCAGTTGCGCATGAGCCGGCGCGACATCCAGCAGGAGGTCAAGGAGAGCGAGGGCGACCCCTACGTGAAGAGCCGGCGCCGGCAGTTGCATCAGGAGTGGTCTCAGCAGAGCATGCTCAATGCCGTCCGCCAATCCAATGTCGTCGTGACCAATCCCACCCACATCGCCATCGCCCTGCAGTACGAGCACGGCACCACCGACCTGCCGGTGGTGGTGGCCAAGGGCGAGGGCTATCTGGCCGAAGAGATCAAGCGCGCGGCCACCGAGGCCGGCGTGCCGATCCTGCAGAACGTGCAACTGGCGCGCGGGCTGCACGAGCATGTCGAACTGGACGACTACATCGGCAACGAATTCTTCGAAGCCGTGGCCGAGGTGCTGCACTGGGCCGAGACCGTGCGCCGTCTGCGCGACGGCGATACCAGCGCGCCGGAGTTGCCGCCGCCGTTGGAGTGA
- a CDS encoding SCO family protein translates to MPDRPTALAPRPRSFARRRLLAGLAAATVLSACGGRKPLSLHGIDLSGRDFGKDFRLLDPDGRERTLADFRGQLVLLFFGFTLCPDVCPTALTRAVQIRKLLGRDAERLQVLFVTLDPERDTPPVLRAYTQAFDPSFLGLTASPERIAQTAKAFHVIYAKVPTGSTYTVDHSALSYVYDADGVLRLALRHEQSAPDCVHDLRQLL, encoded by the coding sequence GTGCCCGACCGCCCCACCGCTCTCGCCCCCCGGCCGCGTTCGTTCGCGCGCCGGCGCCTGCTGGCCGGCCTCGCCGCCGCGACCGTGCTGTCGGCCTGCGGCGGCCGCAAGCCGCTGTCCCTGCACGGCATCGACCTGAGCGGACGCGACTTCGGCAAGGACTTCCGCCTGCTCGATCCCGACGGACGCGAACGCACGCTCGCCGATTTTCGCGGCCAGCTGGTGTTGCTGTTCTTCGGCTTCACCCTGTGTCCCGATGTCTGCCCGACCGCGCTGACCCGCGCGGTGCAGATCCGCAAACTGCTCGGTCGCGATGCCGAACGCCTGCAGGTGCTGTTCGTCACCCTCGATCCGGAACGCGATACGCCGCCGGTGCTGCGCGCCTACACCCAGGCCTTCGACCCCAGTTTCCTCGGCCTGACCGCCAGCCCCGAGCGCATCGCGCAGACCGCCAAGGCCTTCCACGTGATCTACGCCAAGGTGCCGACCGGATCGACCTACACCGTCGACCATTCCGCGCTGAGCTACGTCTACGACGCCGACGGCGTGCTGCGCCTGGCCCTGCGCCACGAACAGAGCGCGCCCGACTGCGTGCACGACCTCCGCCAACTTCTGTGA
- a CDS encoding EscR/YscR/HrcR family type III secretion system export apparatus protein, with the protein MDFSSFSPALVLITVVSLALAPFVAVMVTSFTKIVVVLSLLRNALGLQQVPPNVVINGLAIVLSIYVMYPVILETHDAINARMSGTTVAAATQGQPPGTAAAATPATATPATAAAPGVAAAPGAVPAATAAAAATVPGAPAAAPATTTTNTATAQSAAPAAGAKRPAAPSALLGGTGKMDTTRLLQMMDAGKEPLRAFLIKHSSDAERAFFLRSAQRLLPPNARADISVNDFLVVIPAFTVSELTAAFQIGFLIFLPFLIIDLVVSNILLSLGMMMLSPTTVSLPFKLLLFVLIGGWAKLVHGLVLTYGG; encoded by the coding sequence ATGGATTTCAGTTCGTTCTCGCCGGCGCTGGTGCTGATCACGGTGGTCAGCCTCGCGCTGGCGCCGTTCGTCGCGGTGATGGTGACCTCGTTCACCAAGATCGTGGTGGTGCTCAGCCTGCTGCGCAACGCGCTCGGCCTGCAGCAGGTGCCGCCGAACGTGGTCATCAACGGTCTGGCGATCGTGCTGTCGATCTACGTGATGTATCCGGTGATCCTGGAGACCCACGACGCGATCAACGCGCGCATGAGCGGCACCACCGTGGCCGCGGCCACGCAGGGTCAGCCGCCGGGGACTGCCGCGGCGGCGACGCCGGCAACCGCGACGCCCGCGACCGCAGCCGCACCGGGCGTCGCCGCGGCGCCGGGTGCCGTGCCCGCGGCTACCGCTGCCGCCGCGGCGACGGTTCCGGGCGCGCCGGCCGCCGCGCCCGCGACGACGACGACGAACACCGCCACCGCACAATCCGCAGCACCAGCCGCCGGCGCGAAGCGCCCGGCCGCGCCGTCGGCCCTGCTGGGCGGCACCGGCAAGATGGACACCACCCGCCTGCTGCAGATGATGGACGCCGGCAAGGAGCCGTTGCGCGCCTTCCTGATCAAGCACTCCAGCGACGCCGAGCGCGCGTTCTTCCTGCGCAGCGCGCAGCGCCTGCTGCCGCCCAACGCGCGCGCCGACATCAGCGTCAACGATTTCCTGGTGGTGATCCCCGCGTTCACCGTCAGCGAACTCACCGCCGCGTTCCAGATCGGCTTCCTGATCTTCCTGCCGTTCCTGATCATCGATCTGGTGGTGTCGAACATCCTGCTGTCGCTGGGCATGATGATGCTGTCGCCGACCACCGTGTCGCTGCCGTTCAAGCTGCTGCTGTTCGTGCTGATCGGCGGCTGGGCCAAGCTGGTGCATGGCTTGGTGTTGACTTATGGCGGGTGA
- a CDS encoding copper chaperone PCu(A)C translates to MSQPIAALILSLALAGVAHAQVAVDAPWVRASVPQQTATGAFMRLTASRDLRLIGARSDVAQNTEVHEMAMQGQMMRMREVAAVPLPRGQAVALAPGGYHVMLIGLKRPLSAGEQVTLTLVFEDAGGKRSEQTVQAPVRPLGAGAP, encoded by the coding sequence ATGAGCCAACCGATCGCCGCGTTGATCCTGTCGCTGGCCCTGGCCGGCGTCGCCCACGCGCAAGTCGCGGTGGACGCGCCGTGGGTGCGCGCGAGCGTGCCGCAGCAGACCGCCACCGGCGCCTTCATGCGCCTGACCGCGAGTCGCGACCTGCGCCTGATCGGCGCGCGTTCGGACGTCGCCCAGAACACCGAAGTGCACGAGATGGCGATGCAGGGCCAGATGATGCGCATGCGCGAAGTGGCCGCCGTGCCGCTGCCGCGCGGGCAGGCGGTCGCGCTCGCGCCCGGCGGCTACCACGTGATGCTGATCGGCCTGAAGCGGCCGCTGAGCGCGGGCGAGCAGGTGACGCTGACCTTGGTATTCGAAGACGCGGGCGGCAAACGCAGCGAACAGACCGTGCAGGCGCCGGTACGGCCGCTGGGCGCGGGCGCGCCGTAG
- a CDS encoding response regulator transcription factor translates to MTEARIYLVDDNDGFRESTAWLLETAGFEVQAYASGPAFLDAYAGERHGTQPCCLVSDIRMPLMSGLQLQEELRRRGIGLPLVFVTAHGDVPLAVEAMRKGASNFLEKPFSDEAVIDAIRAAIVNARNHAGSEAGDDRLAKLSPRERQVMDLVVASKPNKIIADVLGISVKTVELHRSNMMNKLGVRSLPELMKVALGHG, encoded by the coding sequence ATGACCGAAGCACGCATCTACCTGGTCGACGACAACGACGGCTTTCGCGAATCCACCGCGTGGCTGCTGGAAACGGCCGGGTTCGAAGTCCAGGCCTATGCCTCCGGGCCGGCGTTTCTGGACGCCTACGCCGGCGAGCGCCACGGCACGCAGCCGTGCTGTTTGGTTTCCGACATCCGCATGCCGCTGATGAGCGGGCTGCAGCTGCAGGAGGAACTGCGCCGGCGCGGGATCGGCCTGCCGCTGGTGTTCGTGACCGCGCACGGCGACGTGCCGCTCGCGGTCGAGGCGATGCGCAAGGGCGCGTCCAATTTTCTCGAAAAACCCTTCAGCGACGAGGCCGTGATCGATGCGATCCGGGCCGCGATCGTCAATGCGCGCAACCACGCCGGCAGCGAGGCCGGCGACGATCGCCTGGCCAAGCTGAGCCCGCGCGAACGTCAGGTCATGGACCTGGTGGTGGCGAGCAAGCCGAACAAGATCATCGCCGACGTGCTCGGCATCAGCGTCAAGACCGTGGAGCTGCATCGATCGAACATGATGAACAAACTCGGAGTACGCTCGCTGCCCGAGCTGATGAAGGTGGCATTGGGCCATGGATGA